The DNA sequence TTACGATGTTGGATCCTGGAAGAACCATTGAATCGTCGACTTCTTGGGGCTCCACTCCCGGCGGGACGAATAGCACCGTTTGGATGGCGGCTGCAGAGGAGGAGAAGGTTGCTAAACGGGGAAGAGGGCGCCGCAAAGAGAGGAGTGAGAaagatgatgatgttgatgaaGGAAATGGGATTTGGGGAGTGAGAGTGAAGAATCGAGTTCTTAGCGCCATTGTTATCTTTCTTCGTTTTCCTTGCTCCAACGATTTAATTAAGGGTGCTTCCAGCCCTTTACGGCGTCGTTTTGGGACTAAATAAATAGCCACGGTCACAGTAAAGTTGCAAAATGCAGTACAAAAATAAGTGATAAATATTAAGACAAACCAAACTCCTAATAACTAATAGCAAATATTTCCTCCTATAGTTCCCTGGATGGAACACTTGCTTGCATCCAAATTCCTTGGAAGAATACAAATATATTTAGGAAATAAACAAAAGAGAGAGCATTGCATAGtgaggctaatttttttttatatggaaGAAGATTATGTATAATTCATCATTATGATAATtggtgtattttttttatatggattaatttttttttaattttaagcaACAAATCTAACCctcaaatttaaaaaagtatAGAAATCTGAGGATCAAATTTCATAGTGTTACAAATCTGAGAATCAGATttgtatatttaaaaaaatttaaaataaaaaaatttaaatttgatcatcaaatttgtattttaaaaaaaattaaaatcagatttgtattttaaaaaaaaattaaaaccacAGATTTGTaacatcaaaagaaaaaaaaaattaaaatccacAAAACTGTCCCTCTGATTTGTGGCCatccacaaaaaaaaaaatatacaaactctCTACATTATTTAAAAATACCAGCACAAtctcaataataaaaataaaaagttctgCATAGTGACtaacagtatttatttattttttttcttatgtttAAATCCTTTATTTAATGCAAATTTAATCTGTTATAATCTTCCCTATGCCATATAAGTGTATTTGATAGAGTTCAATGCAACTATAAGAAGTTGCTTTTGGTGATTTACATTTTACATTTTCTTAAGATGCAAGCTAAATATCACTTCtaatttttaagttaaaaagGTGTTTTCAAAAAGGAAATCTTCTTGAAGGGATTGGGAAAAGAAAACAATACTCGCACAGATTTAAGTAGAGTAAGCCAACTTCAAATTATATTTGCTCAAGGAGTatcaattctattttattcataTTGCTATTGCGTTATAAGAAAGAACAAGGTCATGTGAGGAAAGTACTATAGCAGAATGGGTTGCCAAGTGAGGAATTCAGTGGTAACCCAtgtttataaataattattgaaGATGTTGCTATAtgtacaaaaaattaatttagataGACAATTgcacaaaataacaaaaaaagaatGAGAGAATCAAATTACAACATACATCTTGCATCTTCTCCTCCTGCTCTCCAATGAATGATTTTCGTATGTGGAAtatcaaacaaaagaaaaaaatagtataatcACCCAGACAAAACTCTTTTTAACTTGCTGTGTCCATGTCTTTACTTCCAACAACAACTTTGCGGTGGCGCCTATTACCAGTTTTCCTATCTCTTCCACGCCTTCCCGGCCCTCTCCTGCTGGGTGGTGGACTTACAACCTTTTCACTGACCACCTCGAGAATTGGAGCTGGCGGAGGGGGTGGTTGGACATGACCCGCTGGTGGAGCCAGCCGCAGCAATATATCCCTGTGGTATTTCTGCATTCACAAAGAAGAGAGGGTAGGGGTTGATCAATTGAAATAAGATTAACGAGAGACAATGAAAAAACTACTAAAACACAGTATAAGTTAGTGAGTGCGTTCGTGTCTGTGCCTGAACCACCATCTTTTTTCGAGAAAAGAAAAACTATGACAGCATGTATATAGTTTAATCAGATACTCAAACATGATTGTGGGGAAAATACCTGAATCACAAAGTTGCGTCTTTCACAGTCCAAGAACATGTTAAAATGAAAATCCACCTTCGACAAAATTTTATCCCTGACGGTTGAGAAACTAATCTGGTCCCTGGAAGTAAATCTGTCAACTTCATTGAACCAAAGACAAGTGAAAAGGTTGCTAATCGGCACATGCTCTCGTATTACAACACATCCTTCAGGAACATCTGCAAACCAGCCAAAAAGTTTCAGAAAAACAATGAAACGGGTGCACCTCATCCAACATGGATATAGGAAGGTTTTCCTACCACTTGTAAGAGGAAGCTTGGCCTCTGTATATGGGGTCAATCCTTCTCGCTTGTAAAACTCAATCTGAAAGTCGATAGAGGCATTGTCATACTTTTTGGCAGCTTTGTTTGCCTCGGCCTCAACAAATACATCAAAGCGCCTATAATGCTTTGATATTGCAAAAGTTGCATTCTTCCTCCACAAAAACCTAAATATGGGGGGAACAGAAGTAGCTTAGGTGCCAAAACATGTACTGTGGCAGGTTAAATTAAAAATTCGTCTTGCATGTGTAGTCGGAAACAACAAATGTATAAAATATGACTCATAATTAATAGTAACAAAGAAGATTCTACCTTTCAAGAATTTTATATGGATCAACAACAAGCTTAAGCTTCCCATCAACCCATATAGAATAGCGAGCATTTGGAACCAATCTATGCAACAGAAGCTTCGGAATCTGTGGGAAAAGTTAATAGAAGTTAATAGGTACATAAATGTACTACTTTAGGAAATAGAATACACAACAGCGTCTAACAGAGATTTGAGGCTTTCTGTATCATACACGGGCTAAGAATTTCATTTTGAATTAAAAGGAATCATAATGCTACTACAAGAGGATCTAGCAAGTAACAGTACATCCACTGAGCTAATTATTTCTTCCCCTCCCCTCCCAATGTGAGTGTAAGTTAGCATGGCAATATTAACTCCTTCAAAGAAGATTATGAAAATAAGAAACCCTGGCCAACAATATAAACTTAATATATGAGCAAACAAATCATAGAGAAGAGCATAACCATAAGGGGAAAAAATGGTAACGCAGACATTCCATGTGTCAATTTCTATTTCATAGACATAATTGTGCATTAGTGCTTGCCAAATAAGAATTCTGACCTTTCCCGTCCGCCGTGCATCTGTGTAAGGAAGATTATGAGCAACGATAATTTTCCATAAGCCAATCATCTTGCTGCTTCCCAGCTTGCCTGAACTCTTTAGATATTTTTCTGTTTCTTCATCTACAAACATAAGGAAGCACACTGTCTCCTTTGAATATGTACTTATATCTGCTGGCTCATTTATCTCGTCAAAATTTCCTGAACAATATAATCAGTTTATAGTCAATTACTAGTTTGAAAGAGTAAAAAGCTGCAGATATCATATTATACAGACCAAATATGGCAGATGCAACAACTACTCCATTACACTTCTCCATTTCAAGAATGTCAGCTTCATCAATGTCAAATCCTGTGTTGTGGCCAGGTTTAGTTCCTCTTACAAATCTGATAGATGCACAATGTGTCATTGAACGTGCAGAATGGTTTGGTATCAGTGGAAAGGTACATAGAATATGCTTTATTACTGGGAAGGTCTAATTATTATAACCAAAAAGAACATTCCTGAGTGGCTATAGATATAAGTAAGGGAAATATTGAACAAAGGGTAAAAACATACCCGCAGTGCACACTCATTGATTCTTGTATATCAAAAGACTCATTCCTTTGCTTCAAAGTAGGATATCCACCAAAGTCTGAGCCACCGAATTCTCCAAATCTACTTATATTTTCCTCATAGATATAAGTTAAATTCTTAAGAACTGGTGAAGGTGAGGGTGACTTTGGCATCAGCTCAATAGCTTCTTCCACAGGAAGGTAACATACCGGGCATGCTGCACATAAACAACCCAGGAATATACATAATTAGTCTAGATCTATATTATCCCTCATCCTCTGCATCATCATGAATTACTTAAGTTTGAAGAACTATGATACAAGCAGGGATAATGGCTGCAATTCcaaattatttaaatacaaaattttcTATAAATTCTTACAGCACACAAAAATCGTAAAATGAGACTTACGCCGTGGCCCGGTACGCTTTGGGTCAGATGGTGGCGGAGGAAGAGTGAAGCTATTACATGGATGCCCCTCTGGAAGACTATACCCCAAAAAATAACTAGGGGGAGGA is a window from the Arachis stenosperma cultivar V10309 chromosome 3, arast.V10309.gnm1.PFL2, whole genome shotgun sequence genome containing:
- the LOC130969679 gene encoding probable hexosyltransferase MUCI70; translation: MSLGLRSSGSYGSLLENGVSPIQAASARKASKMVKEKDKERLFLWICKFAGRKKVGMLFLCAISAAVFIWVLYVGKGDDSPEGNAVQGINVNESMSIDDSSPLISTAASALGLTTNLALPPPPPSYFLGYSLPEGHPCNSFTLPPPPSDPKRTGPRPCPVCYLPVEEAIELMPKSPSPSPVLKNLTYIYEENISRFGEFGGSDFGGYPTLKQRNESFDIQESMSVHCGFVRGTKPGHNTGFDIDEADILEMEKCNGVVVASAIFGNFDEINEPADISTYSKETVCFLMFVDEETEKYLKSSGKLGSSKMIGLWKIIVAHNLPYTDARRTGKIPKLLLHRLVPNARYSIWVDGKLKLVVDPYKILERFLWRKNATFAISKHYRRFDVFVEAEANKAAKKYDNASIDFQIEFYKREGLTPYTEAKLPLTSDVPEGCVVIREHVPISNLFTCLWFNEVDRFTSRDQISFSTVRDKILSKVDFHFNMFLDCERRNFVIQKYHRDILLRLAPPAGHVQPPPPPAPILEVVSEKVVSPPPSRRGPGRRGRDRKTGNRRHRKVVVGSKDMDTAS